The DNA window ccgcgtctcatcaatcagtactatgtcatccgcaaataacatacaccatgggacctcctcctgaatagaccgcgtcaactcgtccatcaccaaagcaaataggAAAGGGCTTAGGACTGATCCCTGGTGCAGCCCCATCTCAACTGAGAAATGTTCTGAGTCTCCTCCAACTgttctaacccgagtcttggctccaccgtacatgtcctttatcgccctaatataCATCATCGGGACTCCTTTAGActccaagcacctccagagaacattcctcggtactttgtcataAGCCTTTTCcaggtcaatgaacaccatatgcaggtctctcttcctttctctatatttttctaccagtctacgcataagatgaatggcttcggtGGTCGAACGTCCAGCATATGTTAAAATGATTTCATTAGTCACTAATCAAACCTCAGCTTGGTTGCAATTTACATATTACTTATTTTACTAGTTAACCAGTACTAAAACTTATAGCCTAGTGGTAACGGTGGGAGAGTACAACCAATAGGTGTGAGTTTGCTCCTTACAGTCTGTAGTTAGTACTAAGAAGTACAGATGTTTATCCCAACTgtattttttttggtgtaacATGGCAAATTGCAAATGATATAGAGGCCATGATAGATTTTTTGAGCTCATTACACAATATGTAATGGAGCTAACCCTTGTAAATTCCCCACATCACCTTCTGGTTGCTGGACTTTTAATACAAAACCTTTTTAACGATAAAAAATATGAGTTTAAATAAAAGTTGTAAAAATGTATTACGATTGTTAAAACAAGTATGGAATATCTTGAGATGGTAAAATTTGCTATTTCAGAACTACCCATTTTGATCTGAAAAGTGTGATGGTATATTTGGTAATAATTGGGTAAATTCAAGCATTGATGCCATAAAACTCAACATACCTAGTagaatcccacaagtggggtctggggaggggagagtgtacgcagaccttaccactaccttgtggaggtaacaaatccaagtaaaagaagaagaaaacaatgaagCAATCATAGTTGCAACTAATAAGAAAAGCATTGCAGAGCCTACAAGAAAGGAACAAtagcaacaacaaaataatgtgataatcaaaacacaataaattACATATGTTGATAGATATCAAAAGCAAGAACTACTGGAATACGACTAGTACTACACACTCTTTTTTGAGAATTGACTAGTACTACACACTCTAAGAAGCCTAAACCTTCAAACAATAGGACAACACTccactacctactaaccttctacccaaAACGCGACCTCTATACCTTCCTAGCATTGACACCATAGGAATCAGAATTTCATATACAGTATCGATACACAGtggaagaaaagaaggaataaagGTTCATATTGATGCCGGGAGTTTTGCAGGATTCAACAATTCTGTACCACCAAGCTTGTTCTTATATAATACTgcaatgagaaaaaatataatgttGAAACATTTCTGCATGAAGAGTTGAAAGCTGCTCCTACAGTACTACTGTCATACTGGAACTGTAGCAATTATCGTCCACATAGGTTTGTAGTTGTCACCAAAAGCTGTGGAATGACTATGATAGTCaattttcagattttcagaCAAAGTCCATGTTGGTTTCGACATGACACATTGCCAGTGTAGATAATCACTTTTGTCGGTTTCTGtcgtaaatatttatatattctgTTTTGTTGAAATATAATTCTAAATATTATTTCAGAAAAATTATCTTCTGATATGGTCTGAAAGAAAAGGTTTTATGATTTCTACTGATGTGTGATTGGATATTGTGGCATTTATCATAGGTTGGAGATTTTGAACTGCACCTGAAACGGAACATTGAAGCTCCAGTAGTGCCTGCGCCTGTTGTTTCcacaccaccaccaccaccacctagTGCAAGCAAACCATCCATTTCATCAACAGCTGCTGCTCCTGCAGCATCCCCAGGGAAATCATCCTCAGGAAAGATCAGCCCATTCACAAATGTTGCTGCTGAAAAATCAGCAAAATTAGCAGCTCTAGAGTCTACTGGAGCTAGTGGTTATGTTCTTGTATCATGCCCCACGGTATGTATTACTTGACCTGTTAAACCTTTTAAGCATGTATCATGTACTATGTCAGCAACGGCTTCCACTTTTTTCCGACAGGTTGGTTCATTCCGAAGGGCCAGGACATTAAAGGGAAAGAAACAACCTCCTGCATGTAAAGAGGTAACCCATCATAAATCCAACCCTTTGGATTATGTTCTGAACTTTATTCTTTTCAAAGGCTTTCATATTATAGAGATAATCACCAACTTCTTTCTCCTAAAATTAGATTAGTTTCCTATTGTATCTCTTGACCTACTAGATGGTTGTAGGTTTAGTTCTTCGAAAGAGTACATTTTGTTATGCTGAATAACTATCATGTCTAGATATTGGAAGGGATGAGCCAAGGACATCTAGCTTGTGTATACCTTGTGAGCATCATCATTTCTATGCTTAAAGATCTTAAGGATTGAGCGCCAGTGGTTTACTAGATCTTGGAACTCAGTAGACCTTTGACATATGCTTTTGTCTTCAATCTGATGCTCACATACCAGGATTAAACCTGACAGAGGCTTTTTAGCTTAGCGCTTGAGTCATGCATGTGTGGTTGTGTGCAGGGTGATATTATCAAGGAGGGACAGATTATTGGCTTTTTGGATCAGTTTGGGACAGAACTTCCTGTCAGGGTAAGCCTTTTTAAggcattttttttgttaaattatcTGCTTTCAGGGTAATATTTGCTGacctttttcttttactttcttatttttttatttgttgagcAGTCAGATGCGGCTGGAGAAGTCTTGAAAATCCTCTTTAATGATGGCGGTATTGGTCtttcaacattttttctttctccacCTTGTTTTACTCGTCAAGTTGTCACAGCTGCAATTTCACGCTAAATTAACAATTACAGTGCATATGAGAaatttaaaaccacaaaatttGCAGTGAAATACAAGCACCTGGCATACTTGTAAATGTTGCGCTAATCTCCTAATATATAGGTGCTGCATTTGTATTTGCCTGAGATCTTAATTGATGCCTGAGTGAGTTTTGCCCATTTTGCACATTATGATGATTCTTTTCAACCGAGCACACTTGGTTGTTTGCCATTCTCCTAGTATTATTGGCATATGCATTTGACGAATCTTTTGTCTTCCAAAACCATTTAACTTATTTGATGTGGGTCTGTGcatgtattttaaattttctaatgGTATCTACTATCTACTGTGctctaatgttttttttttctttttttgaaaaccTTAACTCACTATTCACTCCATGGTGTTTTGCAGAAGCTGTTGGTTATGGTGATCCACTAATTGCTGTCTTGCCATCATTCCGTGGTATCAACTGAAATAGCTTACACCTCTAGTTTTCGAATTCTTGGAGAGTACTAATGCTGCTTTTCTTGTTCTTGTATTTTGGTCAACTATGTCATCTTTGGACTCTCCTAATCCCATTTGGGATGCAAGTTTAGATTGGTAACTGTAAGCTTTTTATTACAGGTTAATTCGGCTTTAGAACAATAAAAGATTGTCCGATCCAAGTTGAGaactctttattattttttctggcTGTAtgattttgtatatttatgtaacGCTGATGGCGTTATCAATAGGGACCAGAAAAGGGTATTGATGGTGGAGTTTGCAATTACTGCCTATTTTTAGGCGTGGTTGATTGGAGCAACTCTACATATTTTGCCATGGAATTCAACATGTTATTTTGGTTATCACCattcactttattttattttatttaggggtcgtttggtagagggcatgtcacgacccgagcctacacctggGACGTGGCCGTCACTCGAGAACCGTTGCTGGCCCCCAaacgaaccctcatcctgactacaagcggaagactaattcaagcatacataaacatcaaattgaaagaaacgtttaaaaataggttactgaatctcaaaacttcgTTGcatatactgagtatgaaacataagttttaaataaaacatttgaaactaAAGATtctccaaaactgtctatctatgaagcctctactgtaTACAAGGATGAGTGTTGGGACAAGAGTTGCGACTCCTCGAGAAAATTACTagtaacaactcataaaaactAGAGTCCTCCAAAAGCAAGGAAGTCTTACTCATTAGCTGACGAAATGATCTCAACAGTCTTTTGCTGAGGATCTTAAGaacctgtatttgcatcattaaaagatgcaggtcgaatgacatcactatattgaatatacgagtatgtaatatagctgaataacaaataattgaaCTGATAAGACTGCAATAGATAAAACATAaactcaactgaatgtaaagGATTAAGGGAATGAAAGcatttaaaactttacaaaaatacttactcatttctgaactcaacatattaagtgatataataaaaatatacttttaactctatttgtgagattctctaactgacaaccatcaccatgagctacgtgatgatataACATCTCGtccacgctgctagaactgtcatataccttgtcggggtatagaccacctcaactaagtggatccactaagctatgctcgAAAGCAATagggagtcatctaaaaagtatgatcctttacacATGTTGACATATATaatttatgaggattttgagttgtctgaactcatccgatgctcaatactactcccaatgatatatatactcatgttcaaatgtataaaacatactctttctctactttgagataattgctcaaactatcctcatAAAAGAGGTAACTTCTCTGAAATAACTCTGAACTCATAAACtcgtttagaaatcaaagtttctccttgctgaagaaaatattctctttcttcatgtaaaaatgaaacacttggaaaatacttagttcccttatactctttctcaaactcctctttacttcatcaaaaattCTGTTTAAAACACAATCACTggctttaaaagattctcaaaatagggttcatgctgaaatatagacatgaacgaatcaactcaaggatctcaataacaatatagaaaactttatactcaaaactcaacgatactactcatctcaagaatactcaattcatagggttcatgcggaaatattaacatgaacgaatcaactcaaggaccacaataacaatatagaaactcagtactcagaactcaatAAAAGCTCTTGAACTTTTCTCTTAAACTCACTTTAGTTTTGAATGAAAATTAAGACATGTGATTATAACATGTAGGAACTCTCACGGGTTAATGGAGACTTTAGGAGCTAATACAAAGAAGAGAACATAGTCACGATTCAATGGAACACGTTCAGAAAAAAGTACGGAAGAAAAAACGACCAGCTGATCCTGGTGTATCAGTGGCGCGTTGCCCCAACATTCTTGGCGTACTgttggcgcgtcgcgccagaCCCCAAAGTACTAGGGCTGGATTTGGGCGTACTGGTGGCGCGTCTCCCCAGCGCTCCTGGCATACTGGTGATGCGTCACCCCAACCCTTCCCCAGCGACTTCgatgaatttttttgataaattcaaGCTTCAAACTAGCTTAGAATTGGGGAATTTCTCCTAAACTCTTCTTGATTCTCAAACCTCAGCACAAATACATGAAGAATTTCATACAATCCCTTTCAAGAATCACAACTCATACTGAAGATCCTCAACCCAAGAAACTCAAAACCTTTATTGTTAAAAAATGAACCTAAAATCAAGAACTACTCAAGAATCTCTGAATATAACAATTTCATGAACGAATTCATAGATGAATAGATGAATGACGTGAGGACGAACAAGTCCAACACTGTGAGAAGACTTACATACCTAGAAAGAACAATGTTCTTGGCGAAAATCAACAATTCTTGAAGGAAACTTGAAAACCTagattttctcttcttgaactcttctctattttttctaagtgtttagGAACGTGAAAAAATAACTTAGCGTCTAATTAGACCCTTATTTGGATGAGGAAAATGTTGCTAGGCTTagtaggaaaaggaaaagaccaaaatatccttTTCTAAAACGGATGAAATGCCTTAAATAGAAAGGCTTCACTCAAACGGCATAACTCTTTACTTCgagctcgaaatttagcaaaattgtcggcgttggaaagaggacttaaAGACCTTCCATTTGGTaagtcatgggccacctaactcctcatgtgctaaaagatatggttgattgaagttgacccaaaactaaaaactgatGGGTGACTTGAACGAAATTctcttcagttttttttttttttgaaatctgAGTTGTTACATCTAGTgaactaaacactaaaaaaaattagaatcaCTCGGTAAAATCTTATTCACAAATGAAGAATGACtcgagtcttaacttagaaattttcggGATGTTACAGGgcattagaaaaataatacatgcattagctttgagtattattaatattttatttgctaTACTTTCTTTTGGTATGAAGGTATGTTAACTAATACATGTAAATTtatggtattagtaatgcataaCGATTTAATGATAAGCATTTGCATGGTTTAAGATACAATTGTTCTTCAAAACGTTTTCAACATTCGTTCCATCATATTTATGGaggatattttttaaaatagataatttattttagaaattatgcaatgcatgtcatttttaatatatcgAAATAAACAttgcataagaaataatttggACATAGTTAATGCGAGTATAATTAGTATCAACAatattaggggtcgtttggtacaaaaatGAATAATGCAGGGATTAATAGTgcatggattagtaatgcagagtTTATTTTTaccaagtgtttggttcattggtTCCAACCCCATTTTGGAATTGGgttaaaaactttataaaaaaactcctttccaattatacccttgaattattatgtaattaGGTTAAGGTAAATAATTGCCGGacaatattgtttttttatggCCTTCTAACTAGCTATGAGAAGAGCAATTTTGTTGTCTTTGCCATTTTCttcacttaaattatttgaggataaataattgtcatcttagtAAATTGATTACTTACATaatgtcaattttcaatttaaaaaaaagaagaagataaactatcaacttttaaaattgaaaagacgtaaacaatagtaaaactgaataaatcatctatacatttacacataaaaattgcaaattatagttttaatatgtatgcaattttataaattgttcaaatacaaataattagaaaccacacaaatatatatataaattatacattCAATTAAGACGTTGATATAATTGCCCTTTTAGTTAGTTAATGTTAAgcaactcacatttcaaatatcgtattaatttgtattggatttatgtagtaacaaacaactttctctaaataatttgtaagctaatttatttaaataaatttactagtacaaatataaaacataaaatcaagaaaataaataaaataattaaaatgatttgaggaaTATTTTTGTCTTTGCATAGACTTATCCCATGGTATTATATccaatgtattactaatacctccaaatggaaggtattagtaatacacccTATAATACCACGTAGGAggtataactaattcatggattagttatacataagctcaaatttcaatcaaacatagtactaaataataccatacataatacatgaattatttattttaatatggcCTATCAAACAACCCCTTAATGTCAGCATTATTAATACATTATGTTCAACACTATTTTTATACACTTAATTACCAAACGATCTCTTACCATGTAACGTTTTATGGATAGTTCAGTATCTTACTAGAAAAAGTAATTAAgggggggcgggggggggggggggggNNNNNNNNNNNNNNNNNNNNNNNNNNNNNNNNNNNNNNNNNNNNNNNNNNNNNNNNNNNNNNNNNNNNNNNNNNNNNNNNNNNNNNNNNNNNNNNNNNNNNNNNNNNNNNNNNNNNNNNNNNNNNNNNNNNNNNNNNNNNNNNNNNNNNNNNNNNNNNNNNNNNNNNNNNNNNNNNNNNNNNNNNNNNNNNNNNNNNNNNNNNNNNNNNNNNNNNNNNNNNNNNNNNNNNNNNNNNNNNNNNNNNNNNNNNNNNNNNNNNNNNNNNNNNNNNNNNNNNNNNNNNNNNNNNNNNNNNNNNNNNNNNNNNNNNNNNNNNNNNNNNNNNNNNNNNNNNNNNNNNNNNNNNNNNNNNNNNNNNNNNNNNNNNNNNNNNNNNNNNNNNNNNNNNNNNNNNNNNNNNNNNNNNNNNNNNNNNNNNNNNNNNNNNNNNNNNNNNNNNNNNNNNNNNNNNNNNNNNNNNNNNNNNNNNNNNNNNNNNNNNNNNNNNNNNNNNNNNNNNNNNNNNNNaaaatattcaataaaaaataatagtgaaatcatcatataaaataaatattgcaaagtcataatgaaaatgatcataatttaaaagtactaaatcatgctaaaataagtttaataagtattagttacattactaaatatttaagaaaaattaaaattagattatgtattttaattgtctaaaccaatgtaaaactaaagaacaaatatttaatattattgtcattcttagtgttgaattgattttctttttgcattagtattattttgattttgatttacgtttcattataattatcaacatctatgaactataatctttattgaccATTctgaattctaagttttaaacttgaaataatatattaaaagataaaaactatgaaatggtataagaaatattttaaaattataacaaagtaaatatttttgcgtacaaaataaaattttaaaattacatatataatgtcgggttggtttggtctgggttgtttttttttagttaaaaccaaatcaatccAAATGTAGtcggtttttttttccaataccaaaccaagtcaaaccaaaccactagtcgagTTTTTTTTCCGATTTGACTCGACTTGcgatttggttcggttttcggttcgattttgtacacctcTACTTGTAATGATATCATGTAGGAAATGTAGCAAAACAATAACATCCATGCGCACCTTAGCCACGAACTGAGTGAAATAGAGATGTTTAAGACTTTATTTGTTTGTACTTAATGAATGTTTTaatcttaattattaaatttattttgttttcaaagTATGAATCTTAAATATTGTAATCTTAATCATTAAGtgtgtttatttttcttattttaccaTCGCTTAACAGGTTTCAATCGTCACACCCAACTTAGGGATGCAACTGGCACCTAGTGCCACACTTGACCCTAAGTCGACTCTTGCTGGAGAATCACGCTACCAACGTAATACCAGctgtaaaattaagaaaacagaTAAGTATATCCCGACTTAAAATTAAGCCCTCAGCTGGCAAGGTTCCTGTCCACAAAATCTGCAGTCAACTCAACTAATTTCAACAAATCACATAGAATAGAAACCAAATTCTATATTGTCACGATCATCGTGATATCTATAATTAAGTAACATTGTACAGGTCGTTGAGACCGTCATGATGTCTAGAAACATATAAACTgaacatatataattatgtacAATTAAGGCCAACAAACCACTGtgctaaaaggaaaaaataataaggcCAACATAACCAACAATACATATCTATACAATTAAAAATTTGCAAATCTCTAAAAGTAACATATTATGCCGGGACAGGTCCCAACCTACCTATCAACTAAACATGACAAACACTATCAAATCTCTAGATCTGAGaactttggaaaaaaaaaagggagctGACTAATTTGTTGAAAATCTACTACACTATTGAAGAAACCTGTATACTTGTCTTTCAGGACCAGTAGGTTATAAGAATGCGCTAAATAATGTGCCGAATATGAAATGCCATAAATAATTGAGCAGGTATTATAGTATTCTGAAAGCAATTTAATAATAAAGTCAAAAATAAGATGAGCGTAATGACTTTCTCCTGAATCTAAGcataccaaaatattttttaaaaaaaacaacctAATCAAGCCCCTAATAGCTCGGTAGGTGCAAATAGCAAACAAGACCACCTATCCGAGCAGCCATAAGTCGGGAAGGTGCCAATTTAGTGAATATACTCCTATCGGTAGTCCTCTAGCCTCGTAGGCAATCATAACATCTAAATATCCCTTGAGGTACTCTATATATCACCCCGAAGGCAATCAATACATTTTAATAGCTCCATAGGCAACCTATAGCCCTCTTAAGCATCAATATAGCCTCGTCCGTTTCATATAACCCTATTAGGCATCAATATAACCTCATAGGCATCAATATAACTCCGTAGACATCACATATCCTTCTTAGGTATCAACATAGTCCTGTGGGCATCAATATATTGCCCTCTTAAGCAATCAAGTGGCACGTAAATGAATAAGCCTTCATATAACCCTGTAGGCTTCCACGTTTCTCAATAACCTCTTAGGTATATAAGCTATACATAATCCCATAGTCAAAGGTCACATTGCTACAACTAAGCCTTAACCTTTCGGCAGCCCCATAAAGTTGACATAATGTTTCAGTTAAACACCTTAACTGAACAATGTttattttagacacctcatgtagggtaccgctatgtcattttgacaacTTTTTTAATATCATCAAAAACATATAATGTGTGTGGGTTAAACCCGCGAATGACGTGTAAAGTGACAAATTAAATGATGACATTTGTCATTTgtgtcaaaaataatttttaaataattaatatcgagtaaaattaaaatgacaaatgatattttttctcaaataaaaacaCCTCCcttcccccccaaaaaaaaacacACCCCACCCCAGACCATCTTCTccaaccccccacccccaccccaccccgaCCACCTTCTCCAAACACTCCCCCTCCCCCGAGCGTCTTCTCCAAACCACCACCACCCCGGCACAACCCTCAATCGGCTTCTCCAAACACACTTTCTCCCAACCCCGATCGCCTTCTCCAAAACCCCCAAACAAGCAAATTCTCCTTCtgatttgaatttcttttttgtggTATGCAAAATACTCCCGACTCCCCCACTTTTCTTTCACCAAATCTCTATCCCTTTTTGCAGAAATTACACTCACCACATCTGCATGCTACGCATCATTGAATTCACTCCCCGCAAGTAATCGAAATAAGCTTTTATCAATCTTCTTACATTTACTTCATTGTGAATATTAGATTCTTCCATCGAAGAATTTTATGAATGAgtttattcttaaattttaaaaacattttccatcatttttgttgaaaaaccTTCATTCCTAATAGATGAAATTTAACTTGGGCAAAATGGTGGCTGAAAAtggtgaagaaaaagaaaaaaataattaaaaattaactaaataacCCTTTCACGCTCTACACTCATTATGTTATGCGAGAAAAAAGTGTTAAAATGATACAATAAGATTCCGAAAATGAACATCGCtcagttaaggtgtctaagtgaaacatCGTGCCAACTTTAGGGGGTCATCGATGGGTTAGGCCCCACAACTAACTATACCCGAGGTCAACGACAAATAATCAATGGCCAGAAAGCAAGCAATATGGCAATAAGTAACTTACACAGACAATCATTATGCCCTATCTAAATATGGGGTCGCTAATACCAAAATATAGATCCCAACGAGAAATGTCTATATCAATCACAATTAACATAATTGAATAAGACTACGAGTAACTTAGTTAGGACAACTAGTCATATCTTTCATATGCTTTATTGTATCTTGAGCACAATTGGCCTTTGTGTCTCTATCGTGAGCCTTTTGAACTCCGATAGCTATATTTGAGCCTTCTGGGTTCCTATAACTGCACCTTGAGCACACAAGACTCTATTAAGGGTCAGTAATTTCAAATTAGGCATAAAGAAAGGCCATAAGTGAGTAGATTTCAATATAGTTCTATAGGCAATCTACACTTGTCAATAGGCTTTCTAGGCAATAAATACAGGGACATTTATATGTATATGACTCAAATTCTTACTCTCAAATATTAATAGCTAGTAAGATAGCCACTTTAGGCATCAAACAATTCTAATTAATCAACAAGTAAGATGACGTTCTATGCTATCTTCACAATAATCTGTATTTCGTATTGAAGTATAAGGTTGCTAACAGGTAGATGAAACACCCAACATGTCATCATCATGACTCAATAGGCAACCACGATGCTATTTACTTGAAGGTAAAACTATAATTCTAACTCATTAACTTTATAAGCATCACGATACGCCAAAAGCAAACTATGTAATTTATAGGTGTTGCAATCACATAATTTCTACATCAAATT is part of the Solanum stenotomum isolate F172 chromosome 8, ASM1918654v1, whole genome shotgun sequence genome and encodes:
- the LOC125874032 gene encoding uncharacterized protein LOC125874032 → MESAAVLRSFHHSVGTTSHVRSVIEMPGIIPTNSIAFSKPTKLSLKGSSNGARLMSSPNKHGRLTLSCAKTSETTVTAKSGDSNQKVPTESSPLPTATFPKGFEALITEVCDDTEVAELKLKVGDFELHLKRNIEAPVVPAPVVSTPPPPPPSASKPSISSTAAAPAASPGKSSSGKISPFTNVAAEKSAKLAALESTGASGYVLVSCPTVGSFRRARTLKGKKQPPACKEGDIIKEGQIIGFLDQFGTELPVRSDAAGEVLKILFNDGEAVGYGDPLIAVLPSFRGIN